The stretch of DNA CCGAGTCGAGGATCGGCGTGTCCGAGGTGGACGCGGCGATCGCCGACACCGGCACGTTGATGGTGGACGCGACGGCCGTGGAGCACCGGCTCGTCTCCACGCTCACCGAGATCCACGTCGCCGTCGTGCGCACCGCGCGGATCAAGCCGAACCTCCAGGCGCTCGTGGACGAGATGGGCGCGCCGAAAGGCGCCTACCTCTCGCTGATCACCGGGCCGTCGCGCACCGCGGACATCGAGCGGGTGCTGACGATCGGCGTCCACGGGCCGCGCCGGCTGATCGTCGTCTGCGTGGACGACGCGAGCGGGGTGAACTGATGGCCGACACCTTCAAGCAGAACATCAAGGAAGCGCTGGCCAACCCGAACCTCGCCGGCGCGCTCGGGCGCTTCTCCGAGGCGTACGTCGTGGCGCGCGCCAAGGCGTACGAGGGGATCGACTTCGAGGAAGTCCGCGGGCGGATCGCCGCGATCAAGGGCGCGGCGGCCGAGCGTCTCGACGAGCTGGCCGTGGAGTTCAAGAAGGCGGCCGAGGC from bacterium encodes:
- a CDS encoding lactate utilization protein — protein: MFDLFKTKAEVASAEIHRVPNAAAALDFIFDTLRKEGVAEAPGAKAVWVPGPILGAPAERIEAAVPGVHCRVTRELAAESRIGVSEVDAAIADTGTLMVDATAVEHRLVSTLTEIHVAVVRTARIKPNLQALVDEMGAPKGAYLSLITGPSRTADIERVLTIGVHGPRRLIVVCVDDASGVN